In the Opitutaceae bacterium genome, one interval contains:
- a CDS encoding RHS repeat-associated core domain-containing protein — MMARAKRIHILAVLIAQSATRLLGQATDCQTPVLYATNIICESTFLPLELQGFSEYTQPTDPDEAPRKYLVERWSGVRTLHHVHSGGSFVQDLAFSGEWRFEATTPADQSTKTIDYHILRYATGTTETGSCTSLRTGINGLPGGNCGSDYCGEFTVNATTRGFSPTPSGSSCANGFGYYWTSEDTVFEELLEQDTEENAMVRAEALATTGTSSHSFANDFERNWDPFDRTRPVPFHAQKVRFFALFPPTCPGTYTVVYLYHRWAIGEERPEEPNHAVSDTVEFSDWSSRAPGPTDWIEIPLEKGMNMEIAGALIYGSCDSPTTGLASDRLPDVDFNVPLGADPAGNPYGLLTMRSPTVDPALGDAGSLQVVNPNPANVQVDRDTDGRIRSVRTPGRITTVTPLGTDRFRIDHYRGASEVPEPGTEASSTQEVSFAEGEESRSLRITEESSGRTTIREYRELLSDGQMELVEGDGLRWEGLERSVAEDGVVTETYSTFDLEGNLVSRRLERFREFPWGRSLVETVADPDGDALTATIAYYDDPLSDGAAFGQIRLRTDPTGHWFRYEYNDEGRISRLVEPFLNAPPDAALTDSIERRFTYASIPDLDGDGSEELLETIETRVKDRLTGRSFTIKLSDTGSTDGQPTRESWEMIATGSEADWDDPSNLKTVRTTIDDGPFIGREIEVRYPDGLLVVNHYSQSGGLLTVTTEVGTDPDEEGHPETGTLTVRTTDQEGNLLVEEARDIATGTLTFRRTATATDSLGRPIRFEFLDGSSETMTYNCCGPSVTTDPNGLSVYHEYDVLGRVSARTSAGIRTEYDYDADNRVIARRTIDPVGENESTLLSRFDHAGRPRVRVDAEGREQTTAYSVLEDGSRVELVTHRDGSTSRTVKARDGRPIRVDGTRQNPKRFDYGVGEKGFFSREIRIGEDDAETEWITTWFDFAARPYLVEYADGSRETRGYDGKGNLIALTDRDGVRTLFDSDPAGFVSIVAIDQNGNGQIDFAGSDRVTRTTRSYLAEESQAIERTTVERWTQTGEDSPEVVQVSDRWLTQRKERTTIGDHVTVSLTQLQPNGDLLITRTATDAPTLRTTWRDGNQVRQQVIGAEAKVLREIRYDYDGIGRMVEMVDSQAGSATAGYDRDNRLTTIAHTVVEPDDSLSTRTTRYEYDIEGRPIRIILPEGSTETRSYNSLGNLERLEAPRQPLIELQHDSQGRRTAIRTTLSDSGDTATTRWQIDPSTGRPTSREFPDETFLKTETSPAGRPSVRTKADGETITLSRDSSANLLSIAYSDQTPDVVIARDRLGRAMTITDALGTVELTYDGLDQIVNEARSLDGQHEAALSRDFDAVGRPTALRLELDEARILDTTLDYDPEGRVQEIVHQGSPIGFIRDEHGRVISITVLTDTGPGPRLGIKRNGFGEVLAVTTSLSDTGSTTLTTVERDPSGRITSRTSPFREEWTMGNDTRGWLSQATRRLSDGTELTTRYERDEAGNLTRQITGESAQLEESANHLNQLVTRQVPDAHRIEGTAHPDAIVSVNRTRVERQDSEFRISIPVDPAEAPIWQEIEVIAVLPEAGPEHQDAVSTTHLHRFTPGAPETFDYDDDGRLIRDGRWDYQWDAEDRLTAMQTREDVFKAIEDPTFPQTRLEFAYDSLNRRIRKRVSERPSTDATWDIRAETGFVYDGWKLVAELDLLDASSIIRSYAWGEDLSGSLDGAHGVGGLVLIHDHQSNTSFMVCSDPMGNIVALVDTETGEVAGRYEYAPYGEILRSSGIPASNNPIRFSSRYQDDETGLVYFGRRYYSPATGRWLSRDPLGEDAGPNLYAYAENDPVNQIDPIGENVYAVTRPLRTTGLGWASPALVHVYLAFDNVGVDKARWANEVQRLNQGSGLIDPSSNLPYSANPNATQTFSFHPDSIRSGDTRLNRLWTATTESSYVAYNDRSDVDPFDLRSSTGSDVRAYRIPVRDTVEQVRLYQAAIASRNINNYHPETFHPALYAFTRFNCGSWVQHILESNGHSFPLEYRMGGLTNLGVGSDYHMGKPMRDFTDFYDGNFEFFEAARSTLQNMGASIDILQRSISKSPKFPGGIDSSDLSQHLMLHPFIQ; from the coding sequence ATGATGGCTCGGGCGAAGCGGATTCACATCCTGGCAGTTCTCATCGCCCAGTCCGCAACCCGCCTCCTTGGTCAGGCCACCGATTGCCAGACCCCGGTTCTCTACGCCACCAACATCATCTGCGAGAGCACTTTTCTACCGCTTGAGCTGCAGGGGTTTTCCGAATACACGCAGCCGACGGATCCGGATGAGGCACCCCGCAAGTATCTGGTCGAACGCTGGTCCGGAGTTCGAACACTGCATCATGTCCACAGCGGGGGTTCCTTCGTTCAGGACCTGGCCTTCAGCGGTGAATGGCGCTTCGAGGCCACCACCCCCGCCGATCAATCGACCAAGACGATCGACTACCATATCCTGCGCTACGCGACCGGCACGACCGAAACCGGTTCCTGTACAAGCCTTCGCACCGGCATCAACGGCCTCCCCGGCGGAAACTGCGGTTCCGATTACTGCGGCGAGTTCACCGTCAACGCGACGACGCGCGGTTTCAGTCCGACCCCATCAGGTTCAAGCTGCGCCAATGGGTTCGGCTATTACTGGACATCCGAGGACACCGTATTCGAGGAACTGCTGGAACAGGATACTGAGGAAAACGCCATGGTCCGGGCCGAAGCCCTGGCCACCACGGGAACCTCAAGCCATTCGTTCGCCAACGACTTCGAGCGAAACTGGGACCCGTTCGACCGCACCAGGCCAGTACCCTTCCACGCCCAAAAGGTCCGGTTCTTTGCCCTCTTCCCACCGACCTGTCCGGGCACCTACACCGTCGTCTATCTCTACCACCGCTGGGCCATCGGTGAAGAACGCCCTGAAGAGCCAAACCACGCCGTGTCGGATACCGTTGAATTCTCCGATTGGAGCTCACGAGCCCCGGGCCCGACCGATTGGATCGAGATCCCTCTCGAGAAGGGTATGAACATGGAGATCGCAGGCGCCCTCATCTACGGATCCTGCGACTCCCCAACCACCGGTTTAGCCTCCGACCGCCTGCCCGACGTCGACTTCAATGTTCCACTGGGCGCCGACCCCGCCGGTAACCCCTATGGCTTGCTCACCATGCGCTCGCCCACTGTAGATCCCGCCCTCGGCGACGCCGGTTCCTTGCAGGTCGTCAATCCCAACCCCGCCAATGTCCAGGTCGACCGGGATACCGACGGCAGGATCCGCTCAGTCCGAACGCCCGGGCGCATCACCACCGTGACGCCCCTCGGCACGGATCGGTTCCGCATTGATCACTACAGAGGCGCGTCCGAAGTTCCCGAACCGGGCACAGAGGCATCCTCCACCCAGGAGGTCTCGTTTGCCGAGGGCGAGGAAAGCCGATCCCTGCGGATCACCGAGGAAAGCTCCGGACGGACGACCATCCGGGAATACCGCGAACTTCTTTCGGACGGACAGATGGAACTGGTCGAGGGAGACGGCCTGCGGTGGGAAGGTCTTGAGCGGTCAGTTGCCGAAGACGGCGTTGTCACCGAGACCTATTCCACTTTCGACCTTGAGGGAAACCTCGTATCCAGAAGACTGGAACGCTTCCGGGAGTTTCCCTGGGGACGCTCGCTCGTGGAAACAGTGGCCGATCCGGATGGCGACGCCCTCACCGCCACCATCGCCTATTATGACGACCCTTTGTCGGACGGAGCCGCCTTCGGCCAGATCCGTCTGCGGACCGATCCGACCGGCCATTGGTTCCGCTACGAATACAACGACGAAGGCAGAATCAGCCGCCTGGTCGAACCGTTCCTCAATGCACCCCCGGATGCCGCCCTCACCGATTCCATCGAACGCAGGTTCACCTACGCCTCCATCCCCGATCTTGACGGCGATGGCTCCGAGGAGCTTCTCGAAACGATCGAGACCCGGGTCAAGGATCGGCTCACCGGCCGAAGCTTCACGATCAAACTCTCCGATACCGGCAGCACGGACGGCCAGCCGACCCGGGAATCGTGGGAGATGATTGCCACCGGGTCCGAAGCCGATTGGGACGATCCGTCGAACCTCAAGACCGTGCGAACAACCATCGACGATGGCCCCTTCATCGGTCGGGAGATTGAGGTCCGCTATCCGGATGGGCTCCTTGTCGTCAATCACTACAGCCAATCCGGCGGCCTTCTCACTGTCACCACAGAGGTGGGAACAGATCCCGATGAAGAGGGACATCCGGAGACAGGGACCCTCACTGTCCGGACCACCGATCAGGAGGGAAACCTGCTGGTGGAGGAGGCACGCGATATCGCAACCGGCACCCTGACCTTCCGGCGCACGGCGACTGCAACCGATTCTCTCGGCCGGCCCATCCGATTCGAGTTCCTTGACGGCAGCAGCGAAACCATGACCTACAACTGCTGTGGCCCGAGCGTCACAACCGATCCGAACGGCCTGTCTGTTTACCATGAATACGACGTCCTCGGCCGTGTCTCCGCACGAACCTCGGCCGGCATCCGCACGGAGTATGACTACGATGCCGACAATCGGGTGATTGCCCGACGAACGATTGATCCTGTCGGAGAGAACGAAAGCACTCTCCTCAGCCGGTTCGATCACGCCGGGCGCCCCAGGGTCCGGGTCGACGCCGAGGGCCGGGAGCAGACGACCGCCTACTCCGTCCTGGAGGACGGAAGCCGGGTCGAGCTTGTCACCCATCGGGATGGATCGACATCCCGGACGGTCAAAGCACGCGATGGACGCCCGATCCGGGTTGACGGTACCCGCCAGAACCCGAAGCGTTTTGACTACGGTGTCGGCGAGAAGGGCTTCTTCTCCCGCGAAATCCGCATCGGCGAAGACGACGCCGAAACCGAATGGATCACCACCTGGTTCGATTTCGCCGCCCGACCCTACCTCGTCGAATACGCGGACGGTTCGCGGGAGACGCGGGGCTACGACGGCAAAGGGAACCTCATCGCATTGACCGACCGTGACGGTGTCCGCACCCTCTTTGACTCCGACCCGGCTGGATTCGTCTCCATCGTTGCCATCGATCAGAATGGAAACGGGCAGATCGACTTCGCAGGTTCCGACCGGGTAACCCGAACCACCCGCTCCTACCTGGCTGAAGAGAGCCAGGCCATCGAGCGGACCACGGTCGAACGATGGACGCAAACGGGAGAGGATTCGCCGGAGGTGGTGCAGGTCTCCGATCGATGGCTCACGCAACGCAAGGAGAGAACCACGATCGGTGATCACGTCACCGTGTCCCTCACTCAACTGCAGCCCAATGGCGATCTACTGATCACCCGGACGGCGACCGACGCCCCCACCCTTCGCACCACCTGGCGGGACGGAAATCAGGTGCGGCAACAGGTGATCGGCGCCGAGGCCAAGGTCTTGCGCGAGATCCGCTATGACTACGACGGGATTGGGCGAATGGTTGAAATGGTCGATTCCCAAGCCGGGTCAGCCACCGCCGGATACGACCGGGACAACCGTCTGACGACGATCGCCCATACCGTGGTCGAGCCGGACGATTCATTGAGCACCCGGACAACCCGTTATGAGTACGACATCGAGGGACGTCCGATCCGGATCATCCTGCCCGAAGGCTCGACCGAGACCCGCTCCTATAACAGTCTGGGCAACCTGGAGCGGCTCGAGGCGCCACGCCAGCCCTTGATCGAGCTTCAACACGATTCACAGGGGCGGCGCACCGCAATCCGCACGACACTATCCGATTCCGGTGACACCGCGACCACACGTTGGCAGATCGATCCCTCCACCGGGCGACCGACCTCCAGGGAATTCCCCGACGAAACCTTCCTCAAGACTGAGACATCCCCAGCCGGTCGACCATCCGTTCGGACAAAGGCGGACGGCGAAACCATCACCCTGAGCCGTGACTCGTCCGCCAATCTCCTCTCCATCGCCTACTCCGACCAGACACCGGACGTCGTCATCGCCCGCGACCGACTAGGCCGCGCCATGACCATCACCGATGCCCTCGGAACGGTCGAACTGACCTACGACGGTCTGGATCAGATCGTCAACGAAGCCCGCTCGCTTGACGGGCAACACGAAGCCGCACTCAGTCGGGACTTCGATGCGGTCGGCAGACCCACCGCCCTGCGCCTTGAGCTGGACGAAGCCAGGATTCTGGATACCACACTGGACTACGATCCGGAAGGGCGCGTTCAGGAGATCGTTCATCAGGGCAGTCCGATCGGGTTTATCCGGGACGAGCACGGACGAGTCATTTCAATAACGGTTCTCACGGATACTGGCCCCGGGCCACGGCTCGGGATCAAGCGCAACGGCTTCGGCGAGGTGCTCGCCGTCACCACCTCACTTTCGGACACCGGGTCCACCACCCTCACCACCGTGGAGCGCGACCCGTCGGGGCGCATCACCTCCCGGACCTCACCATTCCGGGAGGAATGGACAATGGGCAACGACACCAGGGGTTGGCTCTCCCAGGCGACCCGAAGACTCAGCGACGGAACCGAATTAACAACCCGCTACGAACGGGATGAGGCAGGCAACCTCACACGTCAGATCACCGGGGAATCCGCACAACTGGAGGAATCGGCAAACCACCTGAATCAATTGGTCACGCGACAGGTTCCCGACGCCCACAGGATCGAAGGAACGGCCCACCCAGATGCCATCGTCTCAGTCAACCGGACCCGCGTCGAACGTCAGGACTCGGAATTCCGGATCTCCATTCCTGTCGATCCCGCCGAGGCTCCGATTTGGCAGGAAATCGAGGTTATCGCGGTATTGCCCGAGGCCGGTCCCGAACATCAGGACGCGGTCAGCACCACCCACCTGCATCGATTCACTCCCGGAGCCCCGGAGACCTTCGATTACGACGACGACGGGCGACTCATCCGGGACGGACGCTGGGACTATCAATGGGACGCCGAAGATCGGCTCACCGCCATGCAGACCCGGGAGGACGTCTTCAAGGCGATCGAAGACCCCACCTTTCCTCAGACCAGACTCGAGTTTGCCTACGATTCCCTGAACCGTCGTATCCGGAAGCGTGTCTCGGAACGTCCGTCGACTGACGCAACCTGGGACATCCGGGCGGAAACCGGATTCGTTTACGATGGCTGGAAACTGGTGGCCGAACTGGACCTCCTCGACGCCTCAAGCATTATCCGGTCCTACGCCTGGGGAGAAGACCTGAGCGGCTCCCTCGATGGCGCCCACGGCGTGGGCGGTCTCGTCCTGATCCACGATCACCAGAGCAACACGAGCTTCATGGTCTGCTCCGACCCGATGGGCAACATCGTCGCACTGGTCGACACGGAAACCGGCGAAGTTGCCGGACGATACGAATATGCCCCCTATGGCGAAATCCTCCGATCCTCCGGCATCCCCGCAAGCAACAACCCGATCCGCTTCAGTTCCCGCTACCAGGACGACGAAACCGGCCTGGTCTATTTCGGGCGGCGCTACTATTCCCCGGCAACGGGACGCTGGCTCTCCCGCGACCCACTCGGTGAAGATGCCGGCCCCAATCTCTACGCCTACGCGGAAAACGATCCCGTCAACCAAATCGACCCCATCGGCGAAAACGTCTACGCCGTCACCCGTCCCCTTAGGACTACAGGCCTCGGTTGGGCATCGCCCGCCCTTGTCCACGTCTACTTGGCCTTCGACAACGTCGGAGTCGACAAAGCCCGCTGGGCGAACGAGGTTCAGCGTCTCAATCAGGGATCAGGTCTCATAGACCCAAGTTCGAACCTTCCTTACTCGGCAAACCCTAACGCTACACAAACGTTTTCCTTTCATCCGGATTCGATTCGTTCCGGGGACACCAGATTGAACCGACTCTGGACGGCCACTACAGAGAGTTCATATGTTGCCTACAACGACCGATCGGATGTTGATCCCTTCGATTTGAGATCATCTACTGGCTCAGATGTCCGTGCCTATCGCATCCCGGTACGAGACACCGTAGAACAGGTTCGCCTCTACCAGGCAGCCATCGCATCGAGAAACATCAACAACTACCACCCCGAAACCTTCCACCCCGCTCTCTACGCATTCACCCGATTCAACTGCGGTTCCTGGGTTCAACACATCCTGGAATCCAACGGTCATTCCTTTCCGCTTGAATACCGGATGGGCGGACTGACCAACCTTGGGGTCGGCTCTGATTATCACATGGGTAAACCCATGCGCGATTTCACCGATTTTTATGATGGGAACTTCGAGTTCTTCGAGGCAGCGCGCTCGACCCTTCAAAACATGGGCGCCAGTATCGACATCCTTCAACGGTCCATTTCCAAGAGCCCAAAGTTCCCAGGAGGAATCGATTCATCCGACCTAAGCCAGCATCTCATGCTCCACCCGTTCATCCAATGA
- a CDS encoding PIN domain-containing protein, whose translation MIAEFFLDTNILVYSVDSDPENVRKREISLDLMESLDFGVSAQVLQEFFVTVTRKLETPLEPGKAAVFVEKLSRLPVVVTDADLVMEGVLGSIRNRISYWDSAILVAAGRLGSRVVYSEDLNHGQVFGSVRVVNPYL comes from the coding sequence ATGATCGCTGAGTTTTTCCTGGATACCAATATCCTGGTCTATTCGGTCGATTCGGACCCGGAGAACGTCCGCAAGCGTGAGATCAGCCTGGATCTCATGGAGTCACTCGACTTCGGGGTGTCCGCGCAGGTTCTGCAGGAGTTCTTTGTCACCGTCACCCGCAAGCTGGAAACACCTCTCGAACCGGGCAAGGCTGCCGTGTTCGTCGAAAAACTGAGCCGCTTGCCCGTTGTGGTCACGGATGCGGATCTGGTCATGGAGGGAGTCCTCGGATCCATCAGGAATCGGATTTCTTACTGGGATTCCGCCATCCTGGTGGCGGCCGGCCGGTTGGGATCCCGGGTGGTCTACTCCGAGGATCTGAATCATGGTCAGGTCTTCGGGTCGGTCCGGGTCGTGAATCCGTATCTGTAG